Proteins encoded within one genomic window of bacterium:
- the polA gene encoding DNA polymerase I, which produces MPPTDRRTLLLVDANGLVYRAFFALPYFTTRDGRPTNAVYGFTTMLLKVLEEQAPEYVAVAFDRPGPTFRHEAFAEYKARRRPMPDDLRPQIALAKQVVEALELPVFEVTGFEADDVIGTLVRRAEAGGFDVLIVTGDLDALQLVSAHTRVMMTSRGISETVVYDEAGVAAKLGVTPAQVPDFKSLKGDATDNIPGVPGVGDKTAARLLAGGTTVETLLAGLDDLADARLRAKLAEHREQIVQSKHIATIATDVDLSLDWAALRRRTPDLDRVRALFTDLEFKTLLDRLGVATAAPAEQAPGAYRTVSAAELGAALAAATQLAIAPVAGEGHPFAARLLGVAVATRPGEAVYAEVNGGVPAPLARALEREDLPKLSQDVKRDLLLLEGAGLAPRGFVFDVGLASYLLDPAKRTHTLGGAAWDFLRWRMHDGAESPAATPHAGRGEGLALGVGPAEAAAEEADAIARLRDVMERGLRTRDVERLYHDVDLPLASVLARMERVGVAIDAAALRALSVSFRERLDALTRDIHRLAGTEFNIGSPKQLAFVLFEKLQLPAQKRTKTGYSTDAEVLEQLAPLSDVVAKILEHRRLSKLLGTYVDALPAALHAATGRLHPTFNQAGSSTGRIITTEPNLQNIPIFEEDGREVRRAFVAGRPGNVLLSADYSQIELRVLAHITEDPGLLEAFRAGRDIHTATSAEVFGVASDAVTAEMRRQAKMFNYGIAYGITDYGLAVRLRTSREEARAFMDAYFARYGRVADYMRTAVERARRDGYVSTLLGRRLTVPDILSRHRPTRERAERVAINAAIQGTAADIIKLAMLKIAREFLPRFPDVEMVLQIHDELLFEVPAGLVRDVAPEIRRLMAEAFPLCVPLSADAGVGPNWLDLTDVA; this is translated from the coding sequence ATGCCTCCCACCGATCGCCGCACGCTGCTCCTCGTCGACGCGAACGGGCTCGTGTACCGCGCCTTTTTCGCGCTGCCGTATTTCACGACGCGCGACGGCCGTCCCACGAACGCCGTCTACGGGTTCACGACGATGCTCCTGAAAGTCCTCGAGGAGCAGGCCCCGGAGTACGTCGCCGTGGCGTTCGACAGGCCGGGGCCGACGTTCCGGCACGAGGCCTTTGCGGAGTACAAGGCGCGGCGCCGGCCGATGCCGGACGACCTGCGGCCGCAGATCGCGCTCGCCAAGCAGGTGGTTGAGGCCCTCGAGCTGCCGGTGTTCGAAGTGACCGGGTTCGAAGCCGACGACGTCATCGGAACGCTCGTCCGGCGCGCCGAGGCCGGCGGATTCGACGTGTTGATCGTGACCGGCGATCTGGACGCGCTGCAGCTCGTCTCAGCGCACACGCGGGTGATGATGACGAGCCGCGGGATCAGCGAGACCGTCGTCTACGACGAGGCGGGCGTGGCGGCGAAGCTCGGCGTGACGCCGGCCCAGGTCCCGGATTTCAAGAGCCTCAAGGGCGACGCGACCGACAACATCCCGGGAGTCCCGGGGGTCGGCGACAAGACCGCGGCCCGGCTGCTCGCGGGCGGGACGACAGTGGAGACGCTCCTCGCCGGGCTCGACGACCTGGCCGATGCCCGCCTGCGCGCCAAGCTCGCGGAGCACCGGGAGCAGATTGTCCAGAGCAAGCACATCGCGACGATCGCGACCGACGTCGACCTGTCCTTGGATTGGGCGGCGCTGCGGCGGCGGACGCCGGATCTGGATCGTGTGCGGGCGCTCTTCACCGATCTTGAGTTCAAGACGCTGCTCGACCGGCTCGGCGTCGCGACGGCGGCACCGGCAGAACAGGCGCCGGGAGCGTACCGGACCGTCTCCGCGGCGGAACTCGGCGCCGCGCTGGCGGCGGCGACGCAGCTCGCGATCGCGCCGGTCGCGGGTGAAGGCCATCCCTTCGCGGCCCGGTTGCTGGGCGTCGCCGTCGCGACGCGGCCCGGCGAGGCGGTGTACGCGGAGGTGAACGGGGGCGTGCCGGCGCCGCTGGCCCGGGCGCTCGAGCGGGAGGACCTCCCCAAACTGAGCCAGGACGTCAAGCGTGACCTGCTGCTGCTCGAAGGCGCCGGTCTGGCTCCGCGCGGCTTCGTCTTCGACGTCGGCCTGGCCTCGTATCTCCTCGATCCGGCGAAGCGCACCCACACCCTCGGTGGCGCGGCGTGGGATTTTCTGCGCTGGCGCATGCACGACGGCGCGGAATCCCCGGCCGCCACCCCGCACGCGGGGCGGGGAGAGGGCCTGGCGCTCGGCGTCGGGCCCGCGGAGGCCGCCGCGGAGGAAGCCGACGCGATCGCACGGCTCCGCGACGTGATGGAGCGGGGCCTTCGCACGCGCGACGTCGAACGCTTGTACCATGACGTCGACCTGCCCCTCGCGTCCGTGCTCGCCCGGATGGAGCGCGTCGGCGTGGCGATCGACGCCGCGGCGCTGCGGGCGCTGTCGGTGTCGTTCCGCGAGCGGCTCGACGCGCTGACACGCGACATCCACCGGCTCGCCGGCACCGAGTTCAACATCGGGTCGCCGAAGCAGCTCGCGTTCGTTCTCTTCGAGAAGCTGCAACTCCCCGCGCAGAAGCGGACCAAGACCGGCTACTCGACCGACGCCGAGGTGCTCGAGCAGCTGGCGCCCCTCAGCGACGTCGTCGCCAAGATCCTGGAGCACCGCCGGCTGAGCAAACTTCTCGGCACCTATGTCGACGCGCTGCCCGCGGCGCTGCACGCGGCGACCGGACGCCTCCACCCGACCTTCAATCAGGCCGGGTCGAGCACCGGCCGGATCATCACGACCGAGCCCAACTTACAGAACATCCCGATCTTCGAGGAGGACGGGCGCGAGGTACGGCGGGCCTTTGTGGCCGGCCGGCCGGGGAACGTGCTGCTCTCGGCCGACTACTCGCAAATCGAGCTGCGGGTGCTCGCGCACATTACCGAGGATCCTGGATTGCTGGAGGCGTTTCGGGCGGGCCGCGACATCCACACGGCGACGTCCGCGGAAGTCTTCGGCGTCGCCTCCGACGCCGTCACCGCCGAGATGCGCCGCCAGGCCAAGATGTTCAACTACGGGATCGCCTACGGGATCACCGACTACGGCCTTGCCGTCCGGCTCCGGACCAGCCGGGAGGAGGCGAGGGCGTTCATGGACGCCTATTTCGCGCGCTACGGCCGCGTCGCGGACTACATGCGAACGGCGGTCGAACGGGCGCGCCGGGACGGCTACGTGAGCACGCTGCTCGGCCGGCGCCTGACGGTGCCCGACATCTTGAGCCGCCACCGGCCGACGCGCGAACGCGCGGAACGGGTCGCCATCAACGCGGCGATCCAGGGGACGGCGGCCGACATCATCAAGCTCGCGATGTTGAAGATCGCCCGCGAGTTCCTGCCCCGATTCCCGGACGTGGAGATGGTGTTGCAGATCCACGACGAACTCCTGTTTGAGGTGCCGGCCGGCCTGGTCCGCGATGTGGCGCCGGAAATCCGGCGGCTGATGGCCGAGGCGTTCCCCCTGTGCGTGCCGCTGTCTGCGGACGCCGGGGTGGGTCCCAACTGGCTCGATCTGACAGACGTGGCATGA
- a CDS encoding PIN domain-containing protein — MDVFVDTSGLYALLDADDRLHDRAASAWGYLHRKRRTLKSHNYVIVETAVIMQRRLGMAAVGALVRDVVPLLGVVWVDENLHSAAVTALLASERRDISLVDWTSFELMRRLGIKDALTFDGHFTDQGFSVFSDDERIT; from the coding sequence ATGGACGTCTTCGTTGACACGTCGGGTCTCTATGCTCTTCTCGACGCTGACGATCGCCTCCATGATCGTGCCGCTTCGGCGTGGGGATACCTCCATCGTAAGCGCCGTACACTGAAGTCCCACAATTACGTGATCGTCGAGACGGCGGTCATTATGCAACGGCGTCTCGGAATGGCAGCGGTCGGCGCCCTTGTCCGCGACGTCGTGCCGCTTCTCGGTGTTGTCTGGGTCGACGAAAACCTTCATTCGGCCGCGGTGACGGCTCTGCTGGCATCCGAGCGGCGGGACATCAGTCTGGTCGACTGGACCAGCTTTGAACTGATGAGGCGACTGGGCATCAAAGACGCCCTGACCTTTGACGGACATTTCACCGATCAGGGGTTCAGCGTCTTCTCCGACGACGAACGTATCACCTAG
- a CDS encoding DNA polymerase III subunit alpha, producing the protein MPGEFVHCHLHTEYSLLDGESRIEPLMRRAADLGMPAISLTDHGALYGAIEFYEHARAHGIKPIIGVETYVAPRRMGDRDPKLDAAAFHLVLLARNDEGYRNLLKLTTAAHLDGFYYKPRIDRELLARHSGGLIGLSACLQGEIPRAILRDDQAAARMLAAAYRDIFGPGHFYLELQNHGIADQQTLSRGLLALARELDLPLVATNDVHYVTRDEADAQDALMCIQMGIDLNEKDKPRMGDVPEFYLKGADEMAARFGEVPEALRNTLVIAEACDLEIDTSTTRLPPFPVPDGETADSYLRGLCEAGLRRIYGQVTPQLAERLDYELGVIAKTGYAAYFLIVQDFVNFARRRGIYTTVRGSAAGSLVLYASGVTDVDPIAYRLPFDRFLNLERYTMPDIDVDFMDSRRDEVIKYVVDKYGADRVAQIITFGTLGARAAIRDLGRVMGLPYGDVDRIAKLVPGANVTLQEALAAEPELRAAADGSPQIRRLLDMAQKLEGVARHASTHAAGVIISRDPLTEHVPLQRATKGDLLMTQYDMNSVARLGLLKIDFLGLANLTILDAAIRLIRESRGVDIDLQRLPLDDRATYALLASGETIGIFQLEGRGITRYLRELKPDRIEDVMAMVALFRPGPMANIPAYIRRKHGQEKVTYLHPRLEPVLKETYGVMVYQEDIMTVAQAIAGYTLAEADVLCYAIRKKIKDRLLAQRETFVAGARKNGVDARTVDQIFEQFEPFARYGFNRAHAASYGLIAYYTAYLKAHYSAEYMTALLSSEAGNMDKVAESVAECGRMNLRVLPPDINESAASFVTDGEAIRFGLAAVRNVGLGAIDVVIAAREAGGPFASLADFCGRVDTRLVNQRVIASLIKAGAFDRLGSRAQMLQTLDAVVERAQRSQRARNEAQTGLFADFGAAPEPLAADTAVQEFTKDELLTMEREMLGLYISDHPLRRWAPALARRTTATIAQLADLPDRREVTIGGVVGTVKRSMTRSGSTMAFVTLEDLTGSIEVLVFPRAYEQYGLSLKRDAVVLLRGKLDVEEQSVKLLCDEVIGLPPTPEEVDGSAPGAPTNGQIAAAARAPVGAARSGAAVRVRVSTIEEIEQLERYLHEHPGPRRVCAHVVSGEGEHVVPVRTGAHDVEELQQALEQLFGEGNVWEE; encoded by the coding sequence ATGCCCGGTGAGTTCGTGCACTGCCACCTGCATACGGAGTACTCGCTCCTGGACGGCGAGAGCCGGATCGAGCCCCTCATGCGGCGGGCGGCCGACCTCGGCATGCCGGCGATCTCGCTCACCGATCACGGCGCGTTGTACGGGGCGATCGAATTCTACGAGCACGCCCGGGCCCACGGCATCAAGCCGATCATCGGCGTCGAGACCTACGTGGCGCCGCGCCGCATGGGCGACCGCGATCCGAAGCTCGACGCCGCCGCGTTCCATCTCGTGCTGCTGGCGCGGAACGACGAGGGCTACCGCAATCTGCTGAAGTTGACCACCGCCGCGCACCTCGACGGGTTCTACTACAAGCCCCGGATCGACCGCGAGCTGCTCGCCCGCCACAGCGGCGGCCTGATCGGTCTGTCGGCCTGCCTGCAGGGCGAGATCCCGCGGGCGATTCTCCGCGATGACCAGGCGGCCGCCCGCATGCTCGCCGCGGCGTACCGGGACATCTTCGGGCCCGGCCATTTCTATCTGGAGCTCCAAAATCACGGTATCGCAGACCAGCAGACGCTCTCCCGCGGCCTCCTCGCGCTGGCCCGCGAGCTCGACCTGCCGCTCGTGGCCACCAACGACGTGCACTACGTGACGCGCGATGAGGCCGACGCGCAGGATGCGTTGATGTGCATCCAGATGGGCATCGACCTGAACGAGAAGGACAAGCCCCGCATGGGCGACGTCCCCGAGTTCTACCTGAAGGGCGCGGACGAAATGGCCGCCCGGTTCGGGGAGGTCCCGGAGGCCCTCCGCAACACCCTCGTCATCGCCGAGGCGTGCGATCTCGAGATCGACACCAGCACCACCCGGCTGCCGCCCTTCCCCGTGCCCGACGGCGAGACGGCGGACTCGTACCTGCGGGGGCTGTGCGAGGCCGGGCTGCGCCGGATCTACGGACAGGTCACCCCCCAGCTCGCGGAGCGCCTGGACTACGAACTGGGGGTCATCGCCAAGACGGGGTACGCGGCGTACTTCCTCATCGTGCAGGACTTCGTCAACTTCGCCCGCCGGCGCGGCATCTACACCACGGTGCGCGGCTCCGCGGCCGGCAGCCTCGTGCTCTATGCCTCCGGGGTCACCGACGTGGACCCGATCGCGTACCGGCTGCCGTTCGACCGCTTCCTCAACCTGGAGCGGTACACGATGCCGGACATCGACGTGGATTTCATGGACAGCCGGCGGGACGAGGTCATCAAGTACGTCGTCGACAAGTACGGCGCCGACCGCGTCGCGCAGATCATCACGTTCGGCACCCTGGGGGCCCGGGCGGCGATCCGTGACCTCGGCCGGGTGATGGGCCTGCCCTACGGCGACGTCGACCGCATCGCCAAGCTCGTGCCCGGCGCCAACGTCACGCTCCAGGAAGCGCTCGCGGCGGAGCCCGAACTGCGCGCGGCGGCGGACGGGAGCCCCCAGATCCGCCGCCTCCTGGACATGGCGCAAAAACTGGAAGGGGTCGCCCGGCACGCCAGCACGCATGCCGCGGGGGTCATCATCTCCCGCGATCCGCTGACGGAGCACGTGCCGCTCCAGCGCGCGACGAAGGGCGATCTGTTGATGACGCAGTACGACATGAACAGCGTCGCCCGCCTCGGGCTGCTCAAGATCGATTTTCTGGGCCTGGCCAACCTCACGATCCTCGACGCGGCGATCCGGTTGATCCGGGAGTCGCGGGGCGTCGACATCGACCTGCAGCGGTTGCCGCTCGACGACCGGGCGACCTACGCGCTGCTGGCATCCGGCGAGACGATCGGCATCTTCCAGCTGGAGGGCCGGGGGATCACCCGCTATCTCCGCGAGCTCAAGCCCGACCGCATCGAAGACGTCATGGCCATGGTGGCGCTGTTCCGGCCGGGGCCGATGGCCAACATCCCGGCCTACATCCGGCGCAAGCACGGCCAGGAGAAGGTCACCTACCTGCACCCCCGCCTCGAGCCGGTGCTCAAGGAAACGTACGGCGTGATGGTCTACCAGGAGGACATCATGACCGTCGCGCAGGCGATCGCCGGATACACCCTGGCCGAGGCCGACGTGCTGTGCTACGCGATCCGGAAGAAGATCAAGGACCGGCTCCTCGCGCAGCGTGAGACGTTCGTCGCCGGGGCCCGGAAGAACGGCGTGGACGCCCGGACGGTCGATCAGATCTTCGAACAGTTCGAGCCGTTCGCGCGGTACGGATTCAACCGCGCGCACGCCGCGAGTTACGGGCTCATCGCCTACTACACCGCGTACCTCAAGGCGCATTACTCCGCGGAATACATGACGGCGCTGCTCTCGAGCGAGGCCGGCAACATGGACAAGGTCGCCGAGTCCGTGGCCGAGTGCGGGCGGATGAACCTCCGGGTGCTCCCGCCGGACATCAACGAAAGCGCCGCCTCGTTCGTCACCGACGGTGAGGCGATCCGGTTCGGTCTGGCGGCCGTCCGGAACGTCGGGCTCGGCGCAATCGACGTCGTCATCGCCGCGCGCGAGGCCGGCGGGCCGTTTGCGAGCCTGGCCGATTTCTGCGGGCGCGTCGACACCCGCCTCGTCAACCAGCGCGTGATCGCGAGCCTGATCAAGGCGGGGGCGTTCGACCGGCTCGGGTCGCGGGCGCAGATGCTCCAGACGCTCGATGCGGTGGTCGAACGGGCGCAGCGGAGCCAGCGCGCCCGCAACGAGGCGCAGACCGGACTCTTCGCCGACTTCGGAGCGGCGCCGGAGCCGCTCGCCGCGGACACGGCGGTCCAGGAGTTCACCAAGGACGAGCTGCTGACGATGGAGCGGGAGATGCTCGGGCTGTACATCTCCGACCACCCGTTGCGGCGCTGGGCTCCGGCGCTGGCGCGCCGGACGACGGCCACGATCGCCCAACTCGCGGATCTGCCCGATCGTCGCGAGGTGACGATCGGCGGCGTCGTCGGCACGGTGAAGCGGAGCATGACCCGCTCCGGCTCGACGATGGCGTTTGTGACGCTGGAGGACCTGACGGGGAGCATCGAAGTGCTCGTCTTCCCCCGGGCCTACGAGCAGTACGGGTTGTCGCTCAAACGCGACGCGGTCGTGTTGCTGCGCGGGAAACTCGACGTGGAGGAGCAGTCGGTCAAGCTGCTGTGCGATGAAGTGATCGGGCTTCCTCCCACGCCGGAGGAGGTCGACGGCTCGGCACCCGGCGCGCCCACGAACGGGCAGATCGCCGCCGCGGCGCGGGCGCCGGTCGGCGCGGCCCGGAGCGGGGCGGCCGTGCGGGTGCGCGTCAGCACCATCGAGGAAATCGAACAACTCGAACGATACCTCCACGAGCACCCCGGTCCGCGCCGGGTGTGCGCCCACGTCGTGAGCGGTGAGGGCGAACACGTCGTGCCCGTCCGCACCGGCGCGCATGACGTCGAGGAACTCCAACAGGCGCTCGAGCAGCTGTTCGGCGAGGGGAATGTCTGGGAAGAGTAG
- a CDS encoding DUF881 domain-containing protein, with amino-acid sequence MSGKSSAVARQAVLTVLLMALGFLVIVQVRASRGLSAQEEVPTRNVYALATMLREERTARQSLEAQVDDLTRRLTVFERATAERRSTTEAMMRDLESLRVAAGLVPLAGPGVTVAVGAAQAPVVGHAPPVVQYVDLVSIINELWAGGAEAVAVSGVRVTATSGFSEVGGTILADRQRLAPPYTIDAIGEPATLAGALQIRGGIIEGLRTLGLTIKITPKATVTVPAIQAVPTLRVAHPAVP; translated from the coding sequence ATGTCTGGGAAGAGTAGCGCGGTCGCCCGCCAGGCGGTGCTGACCGTGCTGCTGATGGCGCTGGGGTTCCTCGTTATCGTCCAGGTGAGGGCCAGCCGCGGCCTGTCCGCGCAGGAAGAGGTGCCGACCCGCAATGTCTACGCGCTTGCGACGATGCTGCGGGAGGAACGGACCGCCCGGCAGAGCCTCGAGGCGCAGGTCGACGATCTGACCCGGCGGCTCACGGTCTTCGAGCGGGCGACGGCCGAGCGCCGGAGCACGACCGAGGCGATGATGCGCGACCTGGAGAGCCTGCGGGTGGCGGCCGGCCTGGTGCCGCTCGCCGGCCCGGGCGTCACCGTCGCGGTCGGCGCCGCGCAGGCTCCGGTCGTCGGCCACGCGCCCCCCGTCGTGCAGTACGTCGATTTGGTCAGCATCATCAACGAACTCTGGGCGGGAGGGGCCGAGGCGGTTGCCGTGAGCGGCGTGCGGGTCACCGCCACGTCCGGCTTCAGCGAGGTCGGCGGCACGATCCTCGCCGACCGGCAGCGTCTCGCCCCCCCGTATACGATCGACGCGATCGGCGAGCCGGCCACCCTCGCCGGGGCGCTGCAGATCCGCGGCGGCATCATCGAAGGTCTGCGGACGCTCGGCCTGACCATCAAGATCACGCCCAAGGCCACCGTCACGGTCCCGGCCATCCAGGCCGTTCCGACGCTCCGGGTCGCCCACCCGGCGGTCCCCTAA
- a CDS encoding universal stress protein, with amino-acid sequence MPIRTILVPTDFSDSADAALRWARELAQAFGAKIILLHVIDLPYQWMPVAGPAAVPAPIPATVVRAIREQAGASLTALAERTPEVRRQILRAGHARDVILSTADDVSADVIVMGTHGRRGVSHLFVGSVAEHVVRYSRIPVSTVRAPRRGTRR; translated from the coding sequence ATGCCTATCCGAACGATTCTCGTGCCGACCGACTTCTCGGACTCAGCGGACGCCGCGCTGCGGTGGGCGCGCGAACTCGCCCAGGCGTTCGGCGCCAAGATCATCTTGTTGCACGTGATCGATCTGCCGTATCAATGGATGCCCGTCGCCGGACCCGCCGCCGTCCCCGCGCCGATTCCGGCCACGGTCGTCCGGGCCATCCGGGAGCAGGCCGGCGCGTCCCTCACCGCGCTCGCCGAGCGGACCCCGGAGGTGCGCCGCCAGATCCTCCGCGCGGGTCACGCACGTGATGTGATTCTTTCGACGGCGGACGACGTCAGCGCAGACGTCATCGTGATGGGCACGCACGGGCGTCGCGGAGTGTCCCACTTGTTCGTCGGCAGTGTCGCGGAGCACGTCGTCCGGTACTCGCGGATCCCCGTCTCAACCGTACGCGCGCCCCGCCGTGGAACGAGGCGCTGA
- a CDS encoding NAD(P)/FAD-dependent oxidoreductase, protein MRRDTPVVIAGASFAGLAVARELGPRALLLDGDPVGEGQTSACGAPVRVLRAVEAGASIQEVHHDLVIHTPGRDVRWPLPEPFCTFDYRTCCRAAFEASGAAFLRAAVYGHRDGTVALTSAGEIRARLLVDATGWRAALSRTPGSDSRLPAAVTRGPAGGRYFGLEVEVPATFETGLHFYFSSDIVRGGYAWVFPAGRVVRAGILSYRARSGLGPQLEAFLGRLGLPSGPRHGGFLPTRLGPPVVDGVFLVGDAAGHCLPLTGEGIRSAVWAGRVCGRLLRGVLAEEMTPAGAAAGYAAYAERQRRRYRVLEWSTAVALTFPARVLGVLAAGVSRPGPLRAFMARYLAMFAADVGAEAALPA, encoded by the coding sequence GTGCGCCGCGATACGCCGGTTGTGATCGCGGGGGCGTCGTTCGCGGGACTCGCCGTCGCCCGGGAACTCGGCCCCCGCGCGCTGTTGCTCGACGGCGACCCGGTGGGCGAGGGCCAGACGTCGGCGTGTGGCGCACCGGTGCGCGTGCTGCGGGCGGTCGAGGCCGGTGCGTCGATTCAAGAAGTCCATCACGATCTCGTGATCCATACGCCCGGACGCGACGTCCGCTGGCCGCTGCCCGAGCCGTTTTGCACCTTCGACTACCGGACGTGCTGCCGGGCCGCCTTTGAAGCCTCGGGGGCGGCATTCCTTCGCGCGGCGGTCTACGGGCATCGCGACGGCACAGTCGCGCTGACCTCGGCCGGGGAGATTCGGGCGCGCCTCCTCGTCGACGCCACCGGCTGGCGGGCCGCCCTCAGCCGGACGCCGGGGTCGGATTCCCGCCTCCCCGCTGCCGTTACCCGCGGTCCGGCCGGCGGCCGTTATTTCGGCCTCGAGGTCGAGGTCCCGGCGACATTTGAAACAGGCCTCCACTTCTACTTCTCTTCGGATATCGTCCGCGGCGGGTACGCCTGGGTCTTCCCTGCGGGCCGCGTCGTCCGGGCGGGCATCCTCAGCTACCGGGCCCGCAGCGGCCTGGGCCCGCAACTCGAGGCGTTTCTCGGCCGCCTGGGGCTCCCGTCCGGGCCTCGTCACGGCGGCTTTCTCCCGACCCGTCTCGGCCCGCCGGTTGTAGACGGCGTCTTCCTCGTCGGCGATGCCGCCGGACACTGCCTGCCCCTTACGGGGGAGGGCATTCGCTCGGCGGTTTGGGCGGGCCGGGTGTGCGGCCGGTTGCTCCGCGGCGTGCTCGCGGAAGAGATGACCCCGGCCGGGGCCGCGGCCGGGTATGCCGCGTACGCGGAACGGCAGCGCCGGCGCTACCGGGTACTGGAGTGGTCGACGGCCGTGGCGCTGACATTCCCGGCCCGGGTGCTCGGGGTGCTTGCGGCAGGGGTGTCGCGGCCCGGACCGCTCCGCGCGTTCATGGCGCGCTATCTTGCGATGTTCGCCGCGGACGTTGGTGCCGAGGCGGCGCTTCCCGCATGA
- a CDS encoding type III pantothenate kinase, with amino-acid sequence MDAPLLLALNANNTLTKIGVYRNRDLLQHWRAASDTRRTADEYAMLIQALFESAGLGFDAVGGVAICSVVPALLETLGWLARDYFHVAPLVAGPDTRTGMRILYDNPLDVGADRICAAVAAYARYGGPVIAVDLGTASTFSVVSRDGDFLGGAIAPGIGISVDALAEHAAQLHRVPLQAPGVTIGRSTTTAMQAGIVFGFVGLVNEVVRRIREELGGPATTVATGGWADLVVPHCGCLDHHDPLLVLEGLRLIYERNR; translated from the coding sequence GTGGACGCGCCGCTCCTGCTCGCCCTCAACGCCAACAACACCCTGACGAAAATCGGGGTGTACCGGAACCGCGACCTGCTGCAGCACTGGCGCGCCGCGAGCGACACCCGCCGCACCGCCGATGAATATGCGATGCTGATCCAGGCGCTGTTCGAGTCGGCCGGCCTGGGGTTCGACGCGGTCGGCGGCGTCGCCATCTGTTCCGTCGTCCCGGCCCTGCTGGAGACGCTGGGATGGCTTGCCCGCGACTACTTCCACGTCGCGCCACTCGTCGCCGGGCCGGACACGCGAACCGGGATGCGGATTCTCTACGACAATCCTCTCGACGTCGGCGCCGACCGGATCTGCGCGGCCGTGGCGGCGTACGCCCGGTACGGCGGCCCGGTGATCGCCGTCGATCTCGGGACGGCGAGCACGTTCTCGGTCGTCTCTCGTGACGGCGACTTTCTTGGCGGCGCGATCGCGCCCGGGATCGGGATCTCCGTGGATGCCCTCGCGGAGCACGCCGCGCAGCTGCACCGGGTGCCGCTGCAGGCGCCGGGGGTGACGATCGGCCGGTCGACCACGACGGCGATGCAGGCCGGCATCGTCTTCGGCTTTGTGGGGCTTGTGAACGAGGTCGTGCGGCGGATCCGCGAGGAACTCGGAGGCCCGGCGACCACGGTCGCCACCGGCGGCTGGGCCGACTTGGTGGTCCCGCACTGCGGGTGTTTGGATCATCACGATCCCCTGCTGGTGCTGGAAGGCCTCAGGCTGATCTACGAGCGGAATCGATAA
- a CDS encoding Uma2 family endonuclease, whose protein sequence is MADQKVILTYADYQNLPDNGTRKEVLGGELFVAPAPTPRHQHVVGTVYAALKTHIDARRLGEVLPSPIDVVLTATDIMQPDIVFVAERRRNIIGDAAIHGAPDLVVEVLSPGTAAVDRGRKREAYARAAVAEYWIVDPEARGVEVYHLEGDAYRLTGRAERGAWTPALFPGLVITLDALWGD, encoded by the coding sequence ATGGCGGACCAGAAGGTAATTCTGACCTACGCCGACTACCAGAACCTACCCGACAACGGCACGCGCAAAGAGGTCCTGGGAGGCGAGCTCTTTGTGGCACCGGCACCTACCCCCCGGCACCAACACGTTGTCGGTACCGTGTACGCCGCGCTGAAGACGCACATCGACGCCCGACGGCTGGGCGAGGTGCTGCCTTCGCCGATCGACGTCGTTCTGACCGCAACGGACATCATGCAGCCCGACATTGTGTTCGTCGCCGAGCGCCGCCGGAACATCATCGGCGACGCTGCCATCCACGGCGCGCCGGATCTGGTCGTCGAGGTTCTCTCCCCCGGCACCGCCGCCGTGGATCGCGGCCGGAAGAGGGAAGCCTACGCCCGCGCGGCCGTTGCCGAGTACTGGATCGTGGACCCCGAAGCCCGCGGCGTCGAAGTCTATCACCTGGAAGGAGACGCGTACCGCCTCACCGGGCGCGCCGAACGTGGCGCGTGGACGCCTGCTCTCTTCCCCGGTCTGGTGATTACCCTCGACGCGCTCTGGGGGGACTGA